In Drosophila miranda strain MSH22 chromosome XR, D.miranda_PacBio2.1, whole genome shotgun sequence, the genomic window ATTTGGAACTATCGCCAAAACATGTCGCTTTTGTCAATTATATTAAATTATATTTAGCATTAAATTATTATCAATATGCTCTGCGCTTTAACACTCATATGTCGACTGTCATATGTagtatgtatatttttcgGATGAATAAAGGATTCATTGATTTATTTACTTGGCACGATATCGATATCGCGATACTGGCCGCTTGCTGGGCTCATCCCTAGTGAGTATACATCTGACTAAGTTTCCATCGCTAGAAAAATTCGCTGTGGAACTTGCAAAAAAATACGTATTGATGAAAAAATGGAACTAGCCAGGAAATTGCGAGAAAGCGGCTGGTAAGTGAAGCATAAACATCTCGAAATCGATTGCCACTAACAGCTCACACAGGCACCTTACGGACGAGGGCATCAAGACTCTGACCGCCGCTGTCGGGGGTGAGGACACACGCAAAATTATTGATGAGGCACTGAACGTGAGTAAGTGGGCGGACCGGCTGGCTGGCGTCTAATAGCTGTTCTTATTGATTTCAGCGCGATATCCGCGATATTGGCGGTGGAGCTCTGCCAGTTAAGCGCGAGGATGCCCCTATCTCCGGCCGCATTGTCCTGCAGGTTCAGCGGGTTCGCAATATCGCGGCCCCCAAATCCAACGAAGAGTCAAAGGCGGCGCCACGCCTCTTGCAACTGGACTTGAGCGATGGCCAGAATAGCATACAGGGCCTGGAGTTGGAGTCGGTGCCGGCGCTCAATCTGAACGTGGCCCCAGGCTCAAAGATCTACTTCAAGGCGGAGAAGCTGCAACTAATGCAGGGATTCCTGCTTCTGCGCCCAAACGAGCTGCAACTGCTGGGCGGTCGCGTTGATGCAATGTACGAGAAGTGGGATCTGGCCCGCACCATGCTCAAATATGCCCGCAGCGGGCGCCCGTTGAATGGGACGTCTGTGCCGCCCCCCTGGGTGGCCTTTGGCAAGAAATTCGACTCGACGGCCGACCGCAACTTCAGAAGCCACGCCTTGGCCGACAAGGATAAGCCGGCCAGAGAGAACGACGAGTTTAATGCCATGCGCAACGAGGCCATTGCCGTGGCCACCAAAGCCGGTGGCAAGAAGGTTTTTGGTGGAGGCGGCCAGAACATCGTGGACCACAatatcaagaagattcttgacAAGGGGTTCTCCGAGGAGGAGGCCAGAAGCGCTCTGCACGTCACCCGCAACAATCTGGAGCGGGCTCTGTTCAACCTCAAGCGCCGCAAAGAATCCGGCGGCGGGCCCATCGAAATGGATGTGCGTCCCGGCCGCAGTGATCGGCACGGCAGAGAGGGCAAACGAGGTGCCAGCAGTAAGGATGAAGCACCCAAGCCAGCAGCCAATGCCACACTCTTCGATTTTCTCACCACCAAACTGCCCGCAACGGAGGCAGGAACAAGCGTcaccgccactgccaccgAATCCGCCTCCGCTGTCGCATCCACTGCCAACAGCTCAGTATTTAAGCAATATGGCCCTCGATTTGGGGAATCTTCATCGGCTAACAAATTTTCAGATCGTTCTCGCTTCGAGAACAATGTCTCGAGCAGCTTTGCCGCCAATCGTGGCGGATACTCTGGCCCAGGGCGTGGCGGAGCCCGTAATCGAGGCGGTGGTCGAGATGAACGTCCGCCCAGAGAAGAGCGGCCACCACGAGATGAGCGTCCACGTCGGGAGGAGCGCCCTCCTAGAGACGAGCGTCCACCGCGGGATCGTGGAGGTGCATTCAATGAGCGCGGCAGTGCGCGCAACAAGCCAGAATCGGCTCCAATCAAAAATTCCAATCGCAATGGCCCAGAAAATCCGCCAATTAAAAGCAATTCAGAGTTCAAAACTGAGCACGAGGCTTCGATTTCGAATGCCAAGGACCAATCGGCCAACAGGCGCGGTAGCGAGCGtcgcggaggaggaggaggcggcggcggctcaGTCCGTGTTGAGAATGGCACTGGCAACAGACGCCGGCCGCAGCAGGCAAGCAGTTCGGGAGTTGGAGCCGGAACCGGAGCCGGAACAGCCAAGCCAGACCCTAAGCAGCAGAACAATTCGGGCGATGACTTCAATGCGCGCCTGAACAAAGTCACCGAGGATACTTCAAATCTTAAAGTGAGTGCCCCGAAGCGAGAGAGTCAACCGCGCCGTCAGCGAGGCCAGGGGCAGTCAAACCGCCAGTCAACGGAGCCTCCACAGACAGCACAGTCTTCACAGCCCTCGCAGAAGTCGGAAAAGGCCCCGCAGACTCAGAGACAGCAGCATCAGAACCATCAACCCCATTATAATCCATTCAAGCAATCAATTGCCAACTACAGTCAATTGCCCAACGGCTATACATATGATCCCAGCAAGATAATGGGTTTCCAGAGCAAGGAGACGAACGAGTTCGCAATGAGCCTGCTAAAGAGTCAGGGCACAGGAGCCACGGCTGTTTCAGCTGCTCCGGCTGCTTCGGCTTCTTCAGCTGGAGCAGCGGGGTCGAAGACAGTCAAAGATGTTCTGCAAGTGGCCAGTCAGCCGTCTCCACCGTCGCTCTATGCCGGCATCAATCCTCAGACAAGGGCAGTGACTCCTGCAGCGGCAGCCCAACAGTTTGGAATGTTGCCCGGTGATGGGTGGATGTGGCAGAAGGGCGACTTGTGCATGGCCAAGTACTGGGATGATGGACGCGTAAGTTTCAAACAATTCCTATATTTGGTGACGACCCCCACTAATTTGCGCAACATTTGTTCCTTCTCTTCCCCAATTCCGACAGTATTATGAGGCTGAGATAACGGGTGTCACGGAGAAAACCTGTGTGGTCTTCTTTATGGGCTATGGAAACCACGAGGAGGTCCTCAACGGTGACATTCTCCCCATCACGGATGCCCAGAACAGGCCCCTGAGCAATGTGCAGCATTGTgcaccgccgccgccactgCAGGAGCAGCACCAGCCCCAGCATCacaatcagcagcagcagcactcgcGCTACCGCAGCGATCGCCAggcccagcaacagcaggtATATGTGCCGCCGCACAAAAGAGAGCATTGAGACAGCCTTTGTATACACTTATAAATCCATTAAAATTTTTCGAATAAAAAACTTTACAGTGTATTCAAGCTATTTACTTCGTTCCTATCGAGGTTCCACTGTGGCTGGTATTCATAGTACtatatcgatagtatcgatagaCGAACTGCTTTCTTCGAATCGAGTATTGGCTCTCAAACATTCAATTTGTATGGGCCAAGCCAGAAACAGTATAGAAACTTTTTTGTTAATTCTCGCTCTACCGAATTGTCCTTCCCTGCGCTATTTATCCCAATGGATTGTCACTCATTCACGTTCAAACTTGTGCGGgcagtcgatagtatcgatataCTTTTGTTCGGATCTTTCATCttttcgtcagtatatttacagtatattttttaaatgagacggtatattgaAACCAGCACTGATACTAACGCTGATACCAACACTGATACTAACGCTGATATCAACACGTGCTTCGGTTCGGCTGCTTTGAATTAAATCAAATTTGTTTAACAAAAAGATTATGATGAAGGTGAAAGTAGAGCGCTCTAGTGATCCCAATGAATCCGTCCAGATCAGCGGAGGCGTGACCATCAAGGAGGAGGAGACGTACGACGACAAACTGCTGTTTGTGAATGCCATAGCCAAGCCCAT contains:
- the LOC108153061 gene encoding tudor domain-containing protein 3, producing MELARKLRESGWHLTDEGIKTLTAAVGGEDTRKIIDEALNRDIRDIGGGALPVKREDAPISGRIVLQVQRVRNIAAPKSNEESKAAPRLLQLDLSDGQNSIQGLELESVPALNLNVAPGSKIYFKAEKLQLMQGFLLLRPNELQLLGGRVDAMYEKWDLARTMLKYARSGRPLNGTSVPPPWVAFGKKFDSTADRNFRSHALADKDKPARENDEFNAMRNEAIAVATKAGGKKVFGGGGQNIVDHNIKKILDKGFSEEEARSALHVTRNNLERALFNLKRRKESGGGPIEMDVRPGRSDRHGREGKRGASSKDEAPKPAANATLFDFLTTKLPATEAGTSVTATATESASAVASTANSSVFKQYGPRFGESSSANKFSDRSRFENNVSSSFAANRGGYSGPGRGGARNRGGGRDERPPREERPPRDERPRREERPPRDERPPRDRGGAFNERGSARNKPESAPIKNSNRNGPENPPIKSNSEFKTEHEASISNAKDQSANRRGSERRGGGGGGGGSVRVENGTGNRRRPQQASSSGVGAGTGAGTAKPDPKQQNNSGDDFNARLNKVTEDTSNLKVSAPKRESQPRRQRGQGQSNRQSTEPPQTAQSSQPSQKSEKAPQTQRQQHQNHQPHYNPFKQSIANYSQLPNGYTYDPSKIMGFQSKETNEFAMSLLKSQGTGATAVSAAPAASASSAGAAGSKTVKDVLQVASQPSPPSLYAGINPQTRAVTPAAAAQQFGMLPGDGWMWQKGDLCMAKYWDDGRYYEAEITGVTEKTCVVFFMGYGNHEEVLNGDILPITDAQNRPLSNVQHCAPPPPLQEQHQPQHHNQQQQHSRYRSDRQAQQQQVYVPPHKREH